AAGAAGTTCTTCATGCTTTGGAAAACATAGATTTTGATTGTATAACTTTATCTGGAAGTGGAGAACCAACATTGAACAAAGATTTAAAAGAAATAATAAATTGGTTGAAAAAAACAACTAATAAGAAAATAGTTTTAATTACAAATTCAGGATTACTTTGGAAAAAAGAATTAAGAGAAGATATAAAAAATTTAGACGTAATATTACCTACAATAAATACTGTATATAATTCTACTTTTAAAAAAATTAATAGAGCTTATGAAGAATTGGATATTTCCCAAATAAAAAAAGGCTTAAAAGCTTTAGGGGAAGAATTTAATGGGGAAATTTTATTAGAGACTTTTATTATAGAGGGGATAAATAATACAAAAAAAGAATTAGATGGATTAGCAGAATTTTTAAATTCAATTAAATATGGGAAAC
This window of the Fusobacterium sp. IOR10 genome carries:
- a CDS encoding radical SAM protein codes for the protein MYKYLFGPVPSRRLGKSLGIDVVNSKTCNMNCVFCECGLTKEFIKERKSYINLEEMKKEVLHALENIDFDCITLSGSGEPTLNKDLKEIINWLKKTTNKKIVLITNSGLLWKKELREDIKNLDVILPTINTVYNSTFKKINRAYEELDISQIKKGLKALGEEFNGEILLETFIIEGINNTKKELDGLAEFLNSIKYGKLQLNTLDRKGTEAWVKPASKESLLKIKNYLELKNVKNVEIIGKFKTEEKIEKNIELLKNMKSKRNYSEEELRGIFLK